A genomic stretch from Candidatus Hydrogenisulfobacillus filiaventi includes:
- a CDS encoding ADP-ribose pyrophosphatase YjhB, NUDIX family, producing MLGFRMGEASRFQFRVAGLVVQDGRVLLHKVREDDFWAVPGGRGELFEPSAATVARELAEEIGARAEVGPLLWVVEDFFTYRGCRYHELGFYYAVKLLELPPEVQGAVEFAGREPEKRLIFRWFPLQDLPGLRLYPAFLRQEVLDPLPAGVRHVVAYERDTA from the coding sequence GTGCTGGGGTTCCGGATGGGCGAGGCGTCCCGCTTTCAGTTCCGGGTTGCCGGGCTGGTGGTGCAGGATGGCCGCGTCCTGCTGCATAAGGTGCGCGAGGACGATTTCTGGGCCGTCCCCGGCGGGCGGGGTGAACTGTTCGAGCCCTCGGCGGCCACGGTGGCGCGGGAGCTGGCAGAGGAGATCGGGGCCCGGGCCGAGGTCGGCCCCCTGCTGTGGGTGGTGGAGGATTTCTTCACCTACCGGGGATGCCGCTATCACGAGCTCGGGTTTTACTATGCCGTGAAGCTGCTGGAACTGCCGCCGGAGGTGCAGGGGGCGGTGGAATTCGCGGGGCGGGAACCCGAAAAGCGCCTCATCTTCCGGTGGTTTCCCCTGCAGGACCTGCCGGGATTGCGCCTATATCCGGCCTTCCTGCGGCAGGAGGTGCTGGACCCGCTGCCGGCCGGGGTGCGGCATGTGGTGGCATATGAGCGCGATACCGCCTGA
- a CDS encoding Peptidase S9 prolyl oligopeptidase active site domain protein, whose amino-acid sequence MRLEPGEPGLEEFFQTFAISALAVDAAGRRVAFGSNLGGRFEVWGLDLADEACAYPFPLSRVGQVPHALRFDPQGRYLVVGLDRDGDERVQLYLLAPDGGGLTPLVQSTGARFDLVDLSPDGRYVYYSSDRDNPRFMDCYRLDLETGREERLFRGEGATTVFHAVAPDGSSLVLAQAYSNTRQPGFVWRAGERLPLTPDPDAPQVTWSAGYLDPDTILFTTTYGAERAYLARYSIPDRAFTPVLQREDADLAGLEIDRDGRRLWVIGQEGVADRLWEVNLADGTAAPDPELPVAVVDGMVTAGGALFVAGRSEVDPPNLWRRDPAGGWRRLTRNRVMGVEPGELVRAERIRYPSPDGRFIEGLWFEAPPGRANGYTILWPHGGPQAAERRQYRPFFQYALRRGYHLFAPNFRGSTGYGTAFAKLVERAWNRGPREDILAGLDYLEAQGRVTPGRVFVVGGSYGGYMTLLLHAFHGDRFAGFVDLFGPSDLITFAAAVPEFWKPMMREWLGDPEADRDRLAADSPIRYVDRMRKPMLVIQGANDPRVVRAESDRLVEALRAQGVAVEYLVFEDEGHGFTKKENEIRAYRAILEFCDRHRQPDAPSTGAASV is encoded by the coding sequence ATGCGTTTGGAGCCGGGGGAACCCGGGCTGGAGGAGTTCTTCCAAACCTTTGCCATCAGTGCCCTGGCGGTGGATGCCGCCGGCAGACGGGTTGCCTTCGGTAGCAACCTGGGCGGCCGGTTTGAGGTCTGGGGGCTGGACCTGGCGGACGAGGCCTGCGCCTATCCTTTCCCGCTCAGCCGGGTGGGGCAGGTTCCGCATGCGCTCCGCTTCGACCCCCAGGGGCGGTATCTGGTGGTGGGCCTGGACCGGGACGGCGATGAGCGGGTGCAGCTTTACCTGCTGGCCCCGGACGGGGGCGGCCTGACCCCGCTGGTCCAGAGTACCGGGGCCCGCTTCGACCTGGTCGACCTCTCGCCGGACGGGCGGTACGTTTATTACAGCTCCGACCGCGACAACCCCCGTTTCATGGACTGCTACCGGCTGGACCTGGAGACCGGCCGGGAGGAACGGCTGTTCCGGGGTGAGGGCGCCACGACCGTGTTCCACGCGGTGGCGCCTGACGGCTCCAGCCTGGTCCTGGCCCAGGCCTACTCCAACACCCGGCAGCCGGGGTTTGTGTGGCGGGCGGGGGAGCGCCTGCCCCTCACCCCTGACCCCGATGCGCCGCAGGTCACCTGGTCGGCGGGCTACCTCGACCCGGATACGATCCTGTTCACCACCACTTACGGGGCCGAACGTGCTTACCTGGCCCGCTACTCCATCCCTGATCGCGCCTTTACCCCGGTCCTTCAGCGCGAGGATGCAGACCTGGCCGGCCTCGAGATCGACCGGGACGGCCGGCGGTTGTGGGTGATCGGGCAAGAGGGGGTGGCCGACCGCCTCTGGGAAGTGAACCTGGCCGACGGCACCGCTGCCCCGGACCCTGAGCTGCCGGTGGCAGTGGTGGACGGGATGGTCACCGCCGGCGGCGCCCTGTTCGTGGCCGGCCGCAGCGAGGTGGACCCCCCCAACCTGTGGCGCCGGGACCCCGCCGGCGGGTGGCGGCGGCTGACCCGCAACCGGGTGATGGGCGTGGAACCGGGGGAACTGGTCCGGGCCGAGCGCATCCGCTACCCCTCCCCGGACGGCCGCTTCATCGAAGGCCTGTGGTTTGAGGCCCCGCCGGGGCGGGCCAACGGCTATACCATCCTGTGGCCGCACGGGGGCCCCCAGGCGGCCGAGCGCCGCCAGTACCGTCCCTTTTTCCAGTATGCCCTGCGCCGGGGTTACCACCTGTTCGCCCCCAATTTCCGGGGCAGCACCGGCTATGGCACCGCCTTTGCCAAGCTGGTGGAGCGGGCCTGGAACCGCGGGCCCCGTGAGGACATCCTGGCCGGGCTCGACTATCTGGAGGCGCAGGGGCGGGTGACCCCGGGGCGGGTATTTGTGGTCGGCGGCAGCTACGGCGGCTACATGACCCTGCTCCTGCATGCCTTTCACGGCGACCGCTTTGCCGGTTTCGTGGACCTGTTCGGTCCGTCCGACCTCATCACCTTTGCTGCGGCGGTCCCCGAGTTCTGGAAACCGATGATGCGGGAATGGCTGGGCGATCCCGAGGCGGACCGGGATCGGCTGGCGGCCGATTCGCCCATCCGGTATGTGGATCGCATGCGTAAGCCGATGCTGGTCATCCAGGGGGCCAACGATCCCAGGGTCGTGCGGGCGGAGTCCGACCGGCTGGTGGAGGCGCTACGGGCGCAGGGGGTGGCGGTCGAGTACCTCGTGTTCGAGGACGAAGGTCACGGGTTCACCAAAAAAGAGAACGAGATCCGGGCCTACCGGGCCATCCTCGAGTTCTGCGACCGCCACCGGCAACCCGACGCCCCATCTACAGGGGCAGCATCAGTTTGA
- a CDS encoding putative Hemerythrin domain-containing protein (Evidence 3 : Putative function from multiple computational evidences), translated as MSGPSLWQAAAHQAVHEAQETEVAQGLAWLAAFNRRQDPAAARVAAALVETWNQRVLAHLTAEEDDLYPWLRQARPQVRGLLDQLAAEHAALTRAVAAARAALEEKGPDAVAAVLEPALDLLRRHARREESLLASPAAAVPVRPVRAHS; from the coding sequence ATGAGCGGGCCTTCCCTTTGGCAGGCGGCGGCACATCAGGCGGTGCATGAGGCACAGGAGACCGAGGTGGCCCAGGGGCTGGCCTGGTTGGCCGCATTCAACCGCCGGCAAGACCCTGCCGCGGCCCGGGTAGCGGCGGCCCTGGTGGAGACCTGGAACCAACGGGTGTTGGCCCATCTTACCGCGGAAGAGGACGACCTGTATCCCTGGCTCCGTCAAGCCCGACCGCAGGTGCGCGGGCTGTTAGACCAGCTGGCAGCCGAGCATGCCGCACTAACCAGGGCGGTGGCCGCCGCTCGTGCGGCACTGGAAGAGAAGGGACCGGACGCGGTGGCGGCGGTGCTAGAGCCGGCTCTCGATCTCTTGCGTCGACATGCCCGTCGGGAGGAGTCCTTGCTGGCTTCTCCCGCCGCAGCGGTGCCGGTCCGGCCTGTCCGTGCACATTCCTGA
- the narG gene encoding nitrate reductase (alpha subunit) (Evidence 2a : Function from experimental evidences in other organisms; PubMedId : 11289299, 7557333, 7860592, 8846791; Product type e : enzyme), with amino-acid sequence MARKRSPLFRSLAYLRRGRRINQGWTEENPRDRQWEDLYRARWQHDKVVRSTHGVNCTGSCSWKVHVKDGIVTWETQATDYPSIGPDMPEYEPRGCPRGASFSWYLYSPMRVKYPYVRSALWRAWQAARSRTGDPVRAWETLRQDRLQVAAWQQARGKGGFVRVSWDEAAELVAAALVDTIRAYGPDRIAGFSPIPAMSMVSFAAGSRFLSLLGGSMLSFYDWYADLPPASPQVWGEQTDVPESADWYNSRYLIIWGTNLPMTRTPDAHFMVEARYNGTKVVEVSPDYAEAAKFADEWLPARPGTDGALAMAMTHVILTEFYRDHPTPYFEDYVKQYTDLPFLVTLEAGPGEANLAGRFVTAADLGLEAGEHAAWKTVLWDDQAGEPVVPPGSLGFRWDGSGRWNLHLEREDGSPIVPRLSFLDAGVETVLVQFPYFGNGRAEAVVRGVPVRRLRFGDGSEHWVTTVFDLLMAHVGVDRGLPGDYPRSYEDPRPYTPAWQEAITGVPQDQVIRVAREFAATAARTRGRALIAMGGGTNHWYHSDVTYRAMLNLVLLTGSQGVNGGGWAHYVGQEKVRPLEGWQTLAAARDWGIPARQQNGTLFFYTASEQFRYETLDPGTLVTPWAGPTGRLHLMDLQALAVRLGWLPSYPQFTRNPLDLVAEARREGARDEAAIAAYVARRLESGQLRFAVEEPEDPRNFPRVLFVWRSNLLGASGKGHEFFLRFLLGTSGHVLAEPGGGQPDGVRLADTIPEGKLDLLVTTDFRMTSTALYSDVLLPAATWYEKHDLSSTDMHPFVHPFNPAVSPPWEVKSDWQAFQALARTFSRLAADHLPEEVEDLVAVPLQHDTPDELAQPGGRIRDWRRREVPAEPGRTLPRLVVVRRRYRDLWAQMTSVGPAAETALTTKGVRIDGRAAYAELRRKLGVVREGAAAGRPRIVEDRRAADAILILSGTTNGHRAVEEWTALAQTTGIAALREVAAGHEEEAFSIKELTAQPRQAIPSPVWSGLEAENRRYSPFTVNVDYRVPWRTLTGRQHFFLDHELMADLGEGLPLYRPPLDLPPFTPADPAVAGNGQRVLAVRWITPHQKWGIHSTYADNPRMLSLFRGGQTVWVSDRDAAALGIADNDWIEVYSRNGAIIARAVVSHRLPPGMVLMYHAQDRTVGVPASFITGDRGGTHNSVTRVIPKPTHFIGGYAQLSYGFNYYGPTGHQRDTMVLIRPVEEAVRSGRKGVNWLAD; translated from the coding sequence GTGGCTCGCAAACGTTCCCCGCTGTTCCGCTCGCTGGCGTACCTGCGGCGCGGCCGGCGCATCAATCAGGGCTGGACGGAGGAGAATCCCCGTGATCGGCAGTGGGAGGACCTCTACCGTGCTCGCTGGCAACATGATAAGGTGGTCCGTTCCACGCATGGCGTCAATTGTACCGGCTCGTGCAGCTGGAAAGTCCACGTGAAGGACGGGATCGTGACCTGGGAAACCCAGGCCACGGACTATCCCTCCATCGGACCCGACATGCCCGAATATGAACCCCGCGGCTGCCCCCGAGGGGCCAGCTTTTCCTGGTACCTGTACAGCCCCATGCGGGTCAAGTACCCTTATGTGCGGAGCGCCCTCTGGCGGGCCTGGCAGGCGGCCCGCAGCCGCACTGGCGACCCGGTGCGGGCCTGGGAGACCCTGCGTCAGGATCGGCTGCAAGTGGCGGCCTGGCAGCAGGCCCGCGGCAAGGGCGGTTTTGTAAGGGTTTCCTGGGATGAGGCGGCGGAACTGGTGGCCGCGGCCCTGGTCGACACCATCCGGGCCTATGGGCCCGACCGCATCGCCGGCTTCAGCCCCATCCCCGCCATGTCCATGGTCAGTTTTGCAGCCGGGTCCCGCTTTTTGTCCCTGCTGGGCGGGTCCATGCTGAGTTTTTACGATTGGTATGCCGACCTGCCCCCGGCGTCCCCGCAGGTGTGGGGCGAGCAGACGGATGTGCCCGAAAGCGCTGATTGGTACAACAGCCGCTACCTCATCATCTGGGGCACCAACCTGCCCATGACCCGTACGCCGGACGCGCACTTCATGGTGGAGGCGCGCTATAACGGCACCAAGGTGGTGGAGGTCAGCCCGGACTACGCGGAGGCGGCCAAGTTCGCCGATGAGTGGCTGCCAGCGCGGCCGGGCACGGACGGGGCCCTGGCCATGGCCATGACCCATGTCATCCTGACCGAGTTCTACCGCGATCACCCCACCCCGTACTTTGAGGACTATGTCAAGCAGTACACCGACCTGCCCTTCCTGGTCACGTTGGAGGCCGGTCCGGGCGAGGCCAATCTGGCAGGGCGCTTCGTCACCGCCGCCGACCTGGGCCTGGAGGCGGGGGAGCATGCGGCCTGGAAGACGGTCCTCTGGGATGACCAGGCGGGGGAACCGGTGGTGCCCCCCGGCAGCCTGGGCTTCCGCTGGGACGGGTCGGGGCGGTGGAATCTGCACCTGGAACGGGAGGACGGCAGCCCGATCGTCCCTCGCCTGAGCTTCCTGGATGCTGGTGTCGAAACGGTTCTGGTACAGTTCCCCTACTTTGGCAACGGGCGGGCCGAAGCGGTGGTGCGGGGGGTGCCGGTGCGCCGGTTACGGTTCGGCGACGGGAGCGAGCACTGGGTCACCACCGTGTTCGACCTCCTGATGGCCCACGTAGGGGTGGACCGTGGCCTGCCGGGGGACTACCCCCGCAGTTATGAAGACCCGCGCCCCTACACCCCCGCCTGGCAGGAGGCCATCACCGGGGTGCCGCAAGACCAGGTCATCCGGGTGGCGCGGGAGTTTGCCGCCACCGCCGCCCGCACCCGGGGCCGGGCCCTGATCGCCATGGGTGGGGGCACCAACCACTGGTATCACAGCGATGTCACCTACCGGGCCATGTTGAACCTGGTGCTGCTGACCGGCAGCCAGGGCGTGAACGGCGGCGGTTGGGCGCATTACGTGGGGCAGGAGAAGGTACGGCCCTTGGAGGGCTGGCAGACGCTGGCCGCGGCGCGCGATTGGGGGATTCCCGCCCGGCAGCAGAATGGCACCCTCTTCTTCTACACCGCCAGTGAGCAGTTTCGGTACGAGACCCTGGACCCGGGGACGCTGGTCACCCCCTGGGCTGGCCCCACCGGCCGCCTGCACCTGATGGACCTGCAGGCCCTGGCGGTGCGCCTGGGCTGGCTGCCATCCTACCCCCAGTTCACCCGCAACCCCCTCGATCTGGTCGCGGAGGCGCGCCGGGAGGGGGCACGGGATGAGGCGGCGATAGCGGCCTACGTCGCCCGCCGGCTGGAGTCGGGTCAGCTGCGGTTTGCGGTGGAGGAGCCCGAGGATCCTCGCAACTTCCCGCGGGTGCTCTTTGTCTGGCGCTCCAATCTGCTGGGGGCGTCCGGAAAGGGGCATGAGTTCTTCCTCAGGTTTCTGCTCGGCACCAGTGGGCATGTGCTGGCGGAACCGGGGGGAGGGCAGCCGGACGGGGTGCGCTTGGCGGACACGATCCCCGAAGGCAAGCTGGATTTGCTGGTCACCACCGATTTCCGGATGACCTCCACCGCTCTTTACTCCGACGTGCTGCTGCCGGCGGCCACTTGGTATGAGAAGCATGACCTGTCCAGCACCGATATGCATCCCTTTGTCCATCCCTTCAACCCTGCGGTCAGCCCCCCCTGGGAGGTGAAGAGCGACTGGCAGGCCTTTCAGGCTCTGGCCCGGACCTTCTCGCGCCTGGCAGCCGACCACCTGCCGGAGGAGGTGGAGGACCTGGTGGCGGTGCCGCTGCAGCATGACACCCCGGATGAGCTGGCCCAGCCGGGCGGCCGTATCCGGGACTGGCGCCGGAGGGAGGTGCCGGCCGAGCCCGGGCGCACATTGCCCCGGTTGGTGGTGGTGCGCCGGCGCTACCGGGACCTGTGGGCCCAGATGACCAGCGTGGGCCCGGCGGCGGAGACAGCTCTGACCACCAAGGGGGTGCGGATTGATGGACGGGCGGCCTACGCCGAGCTGCGCCGCAAGTTAGGGGTGGTGAGGGAAGGGGCCGCCGCGGGCCGGCCACGCATCGTCGAGGACCGGCGGGCAGCCGATGCCATCCTCATCCTCTCCGGCACCACCAACGGGCACCGGGCGGTGGAGGAATGGACAGCGTTGGCCCAGACCACCGGGATAGCAGCGCTGCGGGAAGTGGCCGCTGGCCATGAGGAGGAGGCTTTCTCCATCAAGGAGCTGACCGCCCAGCCCCGGCAGGCTATCCCCTCGCCGGTGTGGAGCGGGCTCGAGGCCGAGAACCGGCGCTACTCGCCCTTTACGGTCAACGTGGACTACCGGGTGCCCTGGCGCACCCTGACCGGCCGGCAGCACTTCTTCCTCGACCACGAGCTGATGGCGGACCTGGGGGAGGGCCTGCCGCTGTACCGGCCTCCGCTGGACCTGCCGCCCTTTACCCCTGCCGACCCCGCGGTGGCGGGCAACGGCCAGCGGGTGCTGGCGGTGCGCTGGATCACCCCCCACCAGAAGTGGGGCATCCATTCCACCTACGCGGACAATCCGCGCATGTTGAGCCTGTTCCGGGGCGGGCAGACGGTGTGGGTGAGCGACCGGGATGCAGCTGCCCTGGGGATTGCGGACAACGACTGGATTGAGGTCTACAGCCGCAACGGGGCCATCATCGCCCGGGCGGTGGTCAGCCACCGGCTGCCTCCCGGGATGGTGCTCATGTACCATGCCCAGGACCGCACGGTGGGGGTGCCGGCCTCCTTCATCACCGGGGACCGGGGCGGGACCCACAACAGCGTCACCCGCGTCATCCCCAAGCCCACCCACTTTATCGGCGGGTACGCGCAGCTGTCCTACGGTTTTAACTACTACGGGCCCACCGGGCACCAGCGCGACACCATGGTGCTCATCCGACCGGTGGAGGAAGCAGTGCGTAGCGGCCGGAAGGGAGTGAACTGGCTTGCGGATTAA
- a CDS encoding protein of unknown function (Evidence 5 : Unknown function), whose amino-acid sequence MSAIPPERSPGGRICAAWPGQAAALAGLWGLAAMGRLAGWWHFTWAAWTGAGVTLALSAALAWGLCRRR is encoded by the coding sequence ATGAGCGCGATACCGCCTGAACGGTCCCCCGGCGGCCGCATCTGTGCCGCCTGGCCCGGGCAGGCAGCTGCCCTGGCGGGACTATGGGGGCTGGCGGCCATGGGGCGGCTAGCCGGGTGGTGGCATTTCACCTGGGCAGCCTGGACGGGGGCGGGGGTAACCCTGGCCCTGTCGGCGGCCCTGGCCTGGGGGTTGTGCCGGCGGCGGTAG
- a CDS encoding putative membrane transporter protein (Evidence 3 : Putative function from multiple computational evidences), protein MHFGIFAPGAFAVAFAIVLTAFFVRGIVGFGSGLISVSLLILLIPIRVAVPIVYVVDTVGSFALGTYDFKHIRWTEMPWLWPATVLGLAVGAFVLKHAPAQHLTLILGLFILLYVAYALAVRPERLPLIGRAWGGPLGFLGGVIGSLYGGGGPAIVAYLQMRKLDKRVFRATFQFIAITDGVVRGALYWAIGLLQPAVLETGLWLLPAVALGLWAGNRLHFRIRPRPFQLATLALLAAAGLKLMLPL, encoded by the coding sequence TTGCACTTCGGAATCTTTGCGCCCGGCGCCTTTGCCGTCGCTTTCGCCATTGTGCTCACGGCCTTTTTCGTGCGGGGCATCGTGGGGTTCGGATCGGGGCTGATTTCGGTTTCCCTGCTGATCCTCCTCATCCCCATCCGGGTGGCGGTTCCGATCGTGTATGTGGTGGATACCGTGGGCAGTTTCGCCCTCGGCACCTACGACTTTAAACATATCCGCTGGACGGAGATGCCCTGGCTGTGGCCGGCCACCGTCCTGGGGCTGGCGGTGGGAGCCTTCGTCCTGAAGCACGCGCCCGCCCAGCACCTCACCCTCATCCTGGGGCTGTTTATCCTGCTGTACGTGGCCTACGCCCTGGCGGTGCGCCCCGAGCGGCTGCCGCTCATCGGGCGGGCCTGGGGCGGCCCGCTGGGCTTCCTGGGCGGGGTCATCGGCAGCCTCTACGGCGGGGGCGGACCCGCCATCGTGGCCTACCTGCAGATGCGCAAGCTGGACAAGCGGGTCTTCCGCGCCACGTTCCAGTTCATCGCCATCACCGACGGGGTGGTGCGCGGCGCCCTCTACTGGGCCATCGGGCTGCTGCAGCCGGCGGTGCTGGAAACGGGGCTCTGGCTGCTGCCGGCGGTGGCGCTCGGCCTCTGGGCCGGCAACCGCCTGCATTTCCGCATCCGGCCCCGGCCCTTTCAGCTGGCCACCCTGGCGCTGCTGGCGGCCGCCGGCCTCAAACTGATGCTGCCCCTGTAG
- the narJ gene encoding Nitrate reductase molybdenum cofactor assembly chaperone (Evidence 2a : Function from experimental evidences in other organisms; Product type f : factor), translating to MTVPDGERMALKLAAFLAGYPDRAFWRVWRQVPAVLAQVDPALRPRLAEAVAALEGRDPLDLEAHYVEVFDFAEDTGLALTFHEHGDSRARGQALLALQDLLRQEGFRPQPGVLPDHLPLLLEFLAVAPESPARAAVARRVAPVAARLAERLQARGSPYAAVWQAISSLLPAGTDALPAGPARQDARELFDLPYPLAPGPAAPGFPV from the coding sequence ATGACCGTCCCGGACGGGGAACGGATGGCGTTAAAGCTGGCGGCTTTCCTGGCCGGCTATCCGGACCGGGCCTTCTGGCGGGTCTGGAGGCAGGTGCCGGCAGTGCTGGCGCAGGTGGATCCGGCCCTGCGGCCCCGCCTGGCAGAGGCGGTGGCGGCCCTGGAGGGCCGGGACCCGCTTGACCTGGAGGCCCACTACGTGGAGGTGTTCGACTTTGCCGAGGACACCGGGCTGGCCCTCACCTTCCACGAGCACGGTGACAGCCGCGCCCGGGGACAGGCGCTGCTGGCGTTGCAGGACCTGCTGCGGCAGGAGGGGTTCCGGCCACAACCGGGGGTGCTTCCCGACCACCTGCCCCTACTGCTGGAATTCCTGGCCGTGGCCCCGGAGAGCCCGGCACGGGCGGCGGTGGCGCGGCGGGTGGCGCCGGTAGCCGCCCGGCTGGCAGAGCGGCTGCAGGCCCGGGGCAGCCCCTATGCCGCTGTGTGGCAGGCCATCAGCAGCCTGCTGCCTGCGGGGACGGATGCCCTCCCGGCCGGCCCGGCCCGGCAGGACGCCCGGGAGCTTTTCGACCTGCCCTATCCCCTCGCCCCGGGCCCGGCGGCGCCCGGGTTCCCGGTCTGA
- the narH gene encoding nitrate reductase (beta subunit) (Evidence 2a : Function from experimental evidences in other organisms; PubMedId : 7557333, 7860592, 8846791, 11289299, 15849754, 16850406, 22103536; Product type e : enzyme), whose product MRIKAQVAMVMNLDKCIGCHTCSVTCKNTWTNRPGTEYIWFNNVETRPGMGYPRAWEDQDHWRGGWTLRQGRLVLRSGGALTRLAQIFYNPDLPTVDDYYEPWTYDYATLIDSPERRHQPVARPHSLLTGEALDRPTWGPNWDDDLAGGPAAAGRDPNLQALQEQVRLAYEETFMMYLPRICNHCLNPACVAACPSGAMYKREEDGIVLVDQEACRGWRFCVSACPYKKVYFNWNSHKAEKCTFCYPRIEAGLPTVCSETCVGRIRYLGVILYDADRVKAVAMTEDPRDLYAAQRALFLDPSDPKVVREARAAGINDSWLEAARRSPVYRMAVEWGIALPLHPEYRTLPMIWYVPPLSPILQHLPEEAGADPDVLMPTVDAMRIPLQYLANLLAAGEVEVVRRVLRKLVAMRVHMRRRAEGLETPADLLEEAGTNREELEAMARLLSVAKYEERFVIPTGAREGDPDLAYEQGACSLEGIAPPEGVPFVQFRLPGKEVGV is encoded by the coding sequence TTGCGGATTAAGGCCCAGGTGGCGATGGTGATGAACCTCGACAAGTGTATCGGCTGCCATACCTGCAGTGTCACCTGCAAGAACACCTGGACGAACCGGCCGGGGACGGAGTACATCTGGTTCAACAACGTGGAGACCCGCCCAGGCATGGGCTATCCCCGCGCATGGGAGGACCAGGACCACTGGCGGGGTGGCTGGACCCTGCGCCAGGGGCGGCTGGTGCTGCGCTCGGGCGGGGCCCTGACCCGGCTGGCCCAGATCTTTTACAACCCCGATCTGCCCACGGTGGATGACTACTATGAACCGTGGACCTACGACTATGCCACCCTGATCGATAGCCCGGAGCGCCGCCACCAGCCGGTGGCGCGGCCGCACTCCCTGCTGACGGGGGAGGCCCTGGACCGCCCCACCTGGGGGCCGAACTGGGATGACGACCTTGCGGGGGGCCCGGCGGCGGCCGGGCGCGACCCCAATCTGCAGGCCTTGCAGGAGCAGGTGCGGCTGGCTTATGAAGAGACCTTCATGATGTATCTGCCCCGCATCTGTAACCATTGCCTCAATCCCGCCTGCGTGGCGGCCTGCCCTTCGGGGGCGATGTACAAGCGGGAGGAGGACGGCATCGTCCTGGTCGACCAGGAGGCCTGCCGAGGGTGGCGCTTCTGCGTCAGCGCCTGCCCTTACAAGAAGGTGTACTTCAATTGGAACAGCCACAAGGCCGAGAAGTGCACCTTCTGCTACCCGCGCATCGAGGCTGGGCTGCCGACCGTCTGTTCGGAGACCTGTGTCGGGCGCATCCGCTACCTGGGCGTTATCCTCTATGACGCCGACCGGGTCAAGGCGGTGGCCATGACCGAGGACCCCCGCGACCTCTATGCGGCCCAGCGCGCCCTTTTCCTTGACCCGTCCGATCCTAAGGTGGTCCGGGAGGCGCGCGCCGCCGGCATCAATGACAGCTGGCTGGAGGCGGCCCGCCGCTCGCCTGTCTATCGGATGGCGGTGGAGTGGGGGATCGCCCTGCCCCTGCATCCGGAGTACCGCACTCTGCCCATGATCTGGTATGTACCGCCCTTGAGCCCCATCCTACAGCACTTGCCGGAGGAGGCCGGGGCCGACCCGGATGTTCTCATGCCCACCGTGGACGCCATGCGCATCCCCCTCCAGTACCTGGCCAACCTGTTGGCGGCGGGGGAGGTGGAGGTGGTGCGGCGGGTGTTGCGTAAGCTGGTGGCCATGCGGGTACACATGCGGCGGCGGGCGGAGGGGCTGGAGACCCCGGCCGACCTGCTGGAGGAGGCCGGCACCAACCGGGAGGAGCTGGAGGCGATGGCCCGCCTGCTGAGTGTGGCCAAGTACGAGGAACGGTTCGTCATCCCCACCGGGGCACGGGAAGGGGATCCCGACCTGGCCTACGAGCAGGGGGCCTGCAGCCTGGAGGGGATCGCGCCGCCCGAAGGGGTGCCGTTTGTGCAGTTCCGTCTGCCGGGGAAGGAGGTCGGGGTATGA
- a CDS encoding conserved protein of unknown function (Evidence 4 : Unknown function but conserved in other organisms) — protein sequence MEGAVSDMQKAWHLEQIPYGSEQPGILRGFETPFTMVNLLRFRTGQALAAHRTSSTALIAVLQGRVMVASGTEQAELGVGEAVLMEPDETHSLQAMEPAVVQLILSPHPRHHTLAETLGIPPAVRRFPPVL from the coding sequence ATGGAAGGGGCGGTAAGCGATATGCAGAAGGCCTGGCACCTCGAACAGATCCCGTACGGTTCGGAACAGCCCGGCATACTCCGCGGGTTCGAAACCCCCTTCACCATGGTGAACCTGCTCCGGTTCCGCACTGGCCAAGCGCTGGCCGCCCACCGCACCTCCAGTACCGCGCTCATTGCGGTGCTCCAGGGCCGTGTGATGGTGGCCAGCGGTACCGAACAGGCGGAGTTAGGCGTGGGAGAGGCGGTGTTGATGGAGCCCGATGAAACCCATAGCCTCCAGGCGATGGAGCCGGCGGTGGTGCAGTTGATCCTGAGTCCCCATCCCCGCCATCACACCTTGGCCGAGACCTTGGGCATCCCCCCGGCCGTAAGGAGGTTCCCTCCCGTGCTATAA